A DNA window from Brassica rapa cultivar Chiifu-401-42 unplaced genomic scaffold, CAAS_Brap_v3.01 Scaffold0349, whole genome shotgun sequence contains the following coding sequences:
- the LOC117130194 gene encoding vegetative cell wall protein gp1-like translates to MPPRRALFGRRGGPNLPILISSSSDSSPPSTPAPLPTPSFEATPSVSSFETDPSEGSYDQTPVHIPLSPEPYFMNIEVDLVHDSPVHGDHPTAPASPAAHIPPAPAAHIPPAPAAPIPAAQPQPALTDPAIIELLELMAEMVNLQHQALNAQREAQRAQPAPPQPILLCSEDGEVELFGEVDLEVLPNLFHLWPAGPC, encoded by the exons ATGCCACCGAGAAGAGCACTCTTTGGACGCCGTGGAGGTCCAAACCTCCCAATTttgatttcatcatcttcagactctTCGCCGCCATCTACTCCGGCACCACTTCCGACTCCTAGCTTTGAGGCTACACCTTCAGTCTCTAGCTTTGAGACTGACCCATCTGAAGGGTCATATGATCAGACACCGGTGCACATTCCTTTGTCTCCAGAACCGTACTTTATGAACATCGAGGTTGATTTGGTACACGATAGTCCAGTGCATGGAGATCATCCCACAGCTCCTGCATCTCCTGCCGCTCATATTCCACCGGCCCCTGCTGCTCATATTCCACCGGCCCCTGCCGCACCTATTCCGGCAGCACAACCTCAACCAGCGCTAACCGATCCAGCTATAATAGAACTTCTAGAActgatggctgagatggtgaatttgcaaCATCAAGCATTGAATGCACAGCGTGAAGCACAGCGTGCTCAGCCAGCTCCA CCTCAGCCGATTCTGCTGTGCAGCGAGGACGGGGAGGTAGAGCTTTTCGGGGAGGTCGATCTGGAGGTCCTACCCAacttgtttcacttgtggccagctGGGCCATGTTAG